In the Malassezia vespertilionis chromosome 1, complete sequence genome, one interval contains:
- a CDS encoding uncharacterized protein (TransMembrane:1 (o127-149i)), with product MGSLLGEWANVHCGHYTLRGCTVQSMRPVHLVSTKVPLPSFSAHQGDPLAAMSLGRARPAPPLDTLLETTKEEAMEIDPLPEPTPHLVFGPQRFAGPETQSGLEDLFHSKLALESDMCIAQDAAHGWMTVNMPLAFVVLGVGALLWYGLRVQ from the exons ATGGGCAGCTTGCTTGGCGAATGGGCGAATGTGCATTGTGGGCA CTACACACTGCGCGGCTGTACTGTGCAGAGCATGCGTCCCGTACACCTTGTCTCTACCAAGGTACCCTTGCCCTCGTTTTCTGCACACCAAGGCGATCCACTCGCGGCAATGTCGTTGGGTCGtgcgcggcctgcgccgcctctTGATACCCTGTTGGAAACGACAAAAGAGGAGGCGATGGAAATCGATCCGCTTCCTGAGCCGACACCGCACTTGGTCTTTGGGCCGCAGCGATTTGCAGGGCCTGAGACGCAGAGTGGGCTGGAGGATTTGTTTCATAgcaagcttgcgctcgaATCGGACatgtgcattgcgcaagaCGCAGCACATGGCTGGATGACAGTGAACATGCCGCTGGCTTTTGTGGTGCTGGGTGTGGGAGCATTGCTGTGGTACGGACTGCGTGTGCAGTAG
- the FUM1 gene encoding fumarate hydratase (COG:C; EggNog:ENOG503NTY2) has product MATTQGRHAPSAHVRAEPSETLYIHNLNERVKVPVMKQTLEALFGLYGKVLSVVAHANLRMRGQAFVSFKNKEIATKAMKEVQDFPLYGKAMRIAFARTKSDSVVQHVSGPPGSTEAETALEVFQKQRKEQKQITRRTNIHRYREMLRRQKETREGVPAPGTMARKATSLARVQANQLPDEYLPPNKILFLQQIPNYIAEKELKELFGAYPNLNEVRMVPGKGDIAFIEYNDIPSGVTAREATNGHAFPNGERLKVSYSQTHEDLMSASRTIFNAVPKVLMRLPASRTAHSVMRIGAVRTLVGSQVGAGKVRKERDTFGDLEVPADKYWGAQTQRSSMNFKIGGATERMPIPLIKAFGVLKKAAAVVNSRYGLDQKLAAAISDAADEVMLGKLNDHFPLVVFQTGSGTQTNMNVNEVISNRAIEMLGGELGSKTPVHPNDHVNRSQSSNDTFPTAMHVAAVMEITQNLLPSLKKLQVALDAKRSEFDSIIKIGRTHLQDATPLTLGQEFSGYVQQMENSISRVNDVLPRLRMLAQGGTAVGTGLNTFKGFDTAVAAEITKITGEEFVTAPNKFEALAAHDAMVEASGAMNTIAVSLMKIANDIRYLGSGPRCGLGELSLPENEPGSSIMPGKVNPTQCEALTMVAAQVMGNNVAVSVGGSYGQFELNVFKPVIAKNLLSSIRLLADGAESFTDHCVLGIQANRKRIDSLLNESLMLATALNARLGYDNVAKAAKKAHKEDLTLKEATVGLGLLTPEEFDEQVRPELMLGPDDPPK; this is encoded by the exons ATGGCAACAACGCAAGGGAGgcatgcgccaagcgcgcatgTAAGAGCGGAGCCAAGCGAGACACTGTATATCCACAACCTTAATGAGCGCGTTAAAGTGCCCGTGATGAAGCAGACGCTAGAGGCGCTATTTGGCCTTTACGGCAAGGTGCTTTCCGTCGTTGCACACGCCAACCTGCGAATGCGCGGCCAGGCATTTGTGAGTTTCAAAAACAAGGAAATAGCAACAAAAGCAATGAAAGAGGTCCAAGACTTTCCACTGTATGGAAAAGCAATG CGTATCGCATTTGCACGCACCAAATCGGACAGTGTCGTACAGCACGTATCTGGCCCCCCAGGATCCACAGAAGCAGAGACGGCACTCGAGGTATTCCAAAAGCAGCGGAAAGAGCAAAAACAAATTACGCGGCGTACAAATATCCACCGGTATCGcgagatgctgcgcaggcaAAAAGAGACGCGCG AGGGTGTACCTGCCCCAGGTAcgatggcgcgcaaggcgacgtcgctggcgcgcgTACAAGCGAACCAGCTTCCCGACGAATATCTTCCGCCGAACAAAATTCTTTTTTTGCAGCAAATTCCGAATTACATTGCAGAAAAGGAGCTAAAGGAGCTATTTGGCGC GTACCCGAATCTCAACGAAGTGCGCATGGTGCCTGGCAAGGGAGACATTGCATTCATTGAGTACAACGATATTCCTTCTGGCGTCACCGCGCGTGAAGCAACGAATGGACACGCTTTTCCTAATGGAGAGCGCCTCAAA GTGTCCTATTCGC AGACCCATGAGGATCT CATGTCCGCCTCCCGCACGATCTTTAACGCTGTGCCCAAGGTCTTGATGCGCCTGCCTGCTTCGAGGACTGCGCACTCTGTGATGCGCATAGGCGCTGTCCGCACTCTGGTTGGTTCTCAAGTTGGCGCCGGCAAagtgcgcaaagagcgcgacaCCTTTGGTGATCTTGAAGTGCCTGCTGACAAGTACTGGGGTGCACAGACCCAGCGCTCTTCGATGAATTTCAAGATTGGTGGCGCCACGGAGCGCATGCCGATTCCGCTGATCAAGGCATTTGGTGTGCTCAAGAAGGCCGCCGCGGTCGTGAACAGCAGGTACGGCCTGGATCAGAAACTTGCTGCCGCAATCAGCGATGCCGCCGATGAAGTCATGCTTGGAAAGCTCAACGACCATTTCCCTTTGGTCGTATTTCAGACTGGCTCTGGCACGCAGACGAACATGAATGTGAACGAGGTTATTTCGAACCGCGCCATCGAAATGCTCGGCGGCGAACTCGGCTCCAAAACGCCCGTTCACCCGAACGACCATGTGAACCGTAGCCAGAGCAGCAACGACACGTTTCCCACTGCGATGCACGTTGCTGCCGTGATGGAGATTACGCAAAACCTATTGCCCTCGCTCAAGAAGCTGCAAGTTGCACTCGACGCCAAGCGCTCAGAGTTTGACAGCATCATCAAGATTGGCCGTACCCACTTGCAGGACGCCACACCGCTGACGCTTGGCCAGGAGTTTAGCGGCTACGTGCAGCAAATGGAGAACTCGATCTCGCGTGTCAATGACGTGCTCCCCCGTCTgcgcatgcttgcgcaaggcggCACTGCCGTCGGCACCGGCCTCAACACGTTCAAGGGCTTTGACACTGCCGTTGCCGCTGAGATCACCAAGATCACCGGTGAGGAATTTGTCACTGCGCCAAACAAATTTGAGgctcttgcggcgcacgacgcgATGGTCGAGGCGTCCGGTGCGATGAACACGATTGCGGTATCGCTGATGAAGATTGCCAACGATATCCGCTACCTTGGCTCCGGCCCCCGCTGTGGACTTGGCGAACTTTCTTTGCCGGAGAACGAGCCGGGCTCGTCGATCATGCCGGGCAAAGTCAACCCTACCCAGTGCGAAGCATTGACCAtggtcgctgcgcaggtgATGGGCAACAATGTCGCCGTCAGTGTCGGTGGATCCTACGGCCAGTTTGAACTTAATGTGTTCAAGCCCGTGATTGCAAAGAACCTCTTGTCCAGCATCCGCCTTTTGGCCGATGGTGCGGAGAGCTTCACCGACCACTGTGTCCTCGGTATTCAGGCAaaccgcaagcgcatcgacAGCTTGTTGAACGAGTCGCTGATGCTCGCCACCGCGCTCAATGCACGTCTCGGATACGACAATGTGGCCAAGGCTGCCAAAAAGGCACACAAGGAAGATCTCACGCTCAAGGAGGCCACTGTGGGCCTTGGTCTGCTTACTCCGGAGGAGTTTGACGAGCAGGTCCGTCCTGAGCTCATGCTCGGCCCCGACGACCCGCCCAAGTAG